The uncultured Hyphomonas sp. genome includes a region encoding these proteins:
- a CDS encoding dienelactone hydrolase family protein: protein MSAVDYTVDGQTYEGYFLAPEGKTNLPVVAIAHAWGGLGDNEIQKVGRVVNELGYAAFAMDVYGKGKRGTTVEENQALMNPLVGDRAELQKRLAGGLAAAKAQPGIDASKAAAIGYCFGGLCVLDMARAGMDLLGVAAFHGLFNPADNIPSPKISAKVLIEHGWLDPMAPPADVLAIAKEMGDAGADWQMHAHGQSYHAFTTVGANNADMGTVYNADADRRSFASLKLFLEELF from the coding sequence ATGAGCGCAGTCGACTACACCGTGGATGGCCAGACCTATGAAGGCTACTTCCTTGCCCCCGAAGGCAAGACAAACCTGCCGGTCGTGGCGATCGCGCATGCATGGGGCGGCCTTGGCGACAACGAAATCCAGAAAGTGGGCCGTGTGGTGAACGAACTCGGCTATGCCGCTTTCGCCATGGACGTTTACGGCAAAGGCAAGCGTGGCACGACGGTCGAGGAAAACCAGGCCCTCATGAACCCGCTGGTCGGCGACCGGGCCGAACTCCAGAAGCGCCTCGCAGGCGGCCTCGCAGCCGCCAAGGCACAGCCGGGCATCGATGCCTCCAAGGCGGCCGCCATTGGCTACTGCTTCGGTGGTCTCTGCGTACTCGACATGGCGCGTGCCGGCATGGACCTGCTCGGCGTCGCTGCGTTCCACGGCCTGTTCAACCCGGCCGACAACATTCCGTCACCGAAGATCAGCGCCAAGGTTCTGATCGAGCACGGCTGGCTGGACCCGATGGCCCCGCCCGCTGACGTATTGGCCATCGCGAAGGAAATGGGTGACGCTGGCGCTGACTGGCAGATGCATGCGCATGGCCAGTCCTATCACGCCTTCACTACGGTCGGCGCCAACAATGCCGACATGGGCACTGTCTATAATGCCGATGCCGACCGGCGCAGCTTCGCCAGCCTAAAACTGTTCCTGGAAGAACTCTTCTAG
- a CDS encoding Hpt domain-containing protein encodes MFKNLLTVLPTRRKSTNSNTAEVTIDISRVIKPAEPVRAPLPADISVEPDESIPANTEVLGSLAEDAVDSLSSQFEAWMQGDLNELVRAWGVAQEPDATADDYRAVFTAAHNIKGAANSYGYPAIARLCGSLSRLLGDTRPGENAALINLHVEACRAAFNSIGQGSDGQSIADAVCEALEERVALKVANA; translated from the coding sequence ATGTTCAAGAATCTGCTGACCGTCCTGCCGACACGGCGTAAATCGACCAATTCAAACACCGCAGAGGTCACCATCGACATCAGCCGTGTAATCAAGCCCGCAGAGCCAGTCCGCGCGCCCCTGCCAGCAGACATATCCGTCGAACCCGATGAGAGCATTCCCGCAAACACCGAAGTTCTGGGCAGCCTGGCGGAAGATGCCGTCGACTCCCTCTCCAGCCAGTTCGAAGCCTGGATGCAGGGTGACCTCAACGAACTGGTCCGCGCGTGGGGCGTGGCGCAGGAACCAGACGCCACGGCAGATGATTACCGCGCCGTGTTCACCGCAGCCCACAACATCAAGGGCGCCGCCAATTCATACGGCTATCCCGCCATCGCGCGTCTTTGCGGCTCCCTGAGCCGCCTGCTGGGTGACACGCGCCCCGGCGAGAACGCCGCGCTGATCAACCTTCATGTCGAAGCCTGCCGCGCTGCCTTCAACTCCATTGGTCAGGGCAGCGATGGCCAGTCCATTGCTGATGCGGTTTGCGAAGCGCTGGAAGAACGTGTGGCGCTGAAAGTCGCGAACGCCTAA
- a CDS encoding NAD kinase produces MSTLRFAFFASKRPEAQAALPTLVKRYGQHSEADADVVVALGGDGAMLDSLRRRFGDSKPVYGMNRGTIGFLMNEYREDDLIERVNAAERAQIIPLSMVATDLHGQEHTALAINEVSLFRETAQTARLRITVDGKVRMEELSCDGVMVATPAGSTAYNLSAHGPILPIGANLLALTPVSAFRPRRWRGALLRHDAKVTIEVIAPDRRPVAAAADNQEVRDITTVRVEADRSKRLTMLFDPGHALDERILREQFGF; encoded by the coding sequence ATGAGTACACTTCGTTTTGCCTTTTTCGCCTCCAAGCGCCCTGAAGCCCAGGCCGCCCTTCCGACGCTGGTCAAGCGCTACGGACAACACAGCGAGGCCGACGCCGACGTCGTCGTCGCGCTGGGTGGGGATGGTGCGATGCTGGATTCGCTGCGCCGCCGTTTCGGGGATTCCAAACCCGTCTACGGTATGAATCGAGGCACAATTGGCTTCCTGATGAACGAATACAGGGAAGATGATCTCATAGAGCGGGTAAACGCAGCCGAACGTGCCCAGATCATACCGCTCAGCATGGTCGCAACAGACCTTCACGGGCAGGAGCACACCGCCCTGGCGATCAATGAAGTCTCCCTCTTCCGCGAGACAGCCCAGACGGCCCGCCTGCGCATCACGGTGGATGGCAAAGTGCGCATGGAGGAGCTCTCCTGCGATGGCGTCATGGTTGCCACTCCGGCTGGCTCAACCGCCTACAACCTGTCCGCTCATGGCCCGATCCTGCCGATTGGTGCGAATCTTCTGGCGCTCACGCCCGTCAGCGCGTTCCGCCCCCGCCGCTGGCGCGGCGCCCTCCTGCGCCACGACGCGAAAGTCACCATAGAGGTCATCGCGCCGGACCGCCGCCCGGTGGCCGCGGCAGCGGACAATCAGGAAGTCCGGGACATCACCACCGTTCGCGTTGAAGCGGATCGCAGCAAACGTCTGACCATGTTGTTCGATCCCGGCCACGCCCTCGACGAGCGGATTCTCCGGGAGCAGTTCGGCTTCTGA
- a CDS encoding class II aldolase/adducin family protein encodes MADGNQTVDIRGSVSAEEWQARVDLAALYRLTAMYGWDDMIFTHISHRVPGPDHHFLINPYGYFFEEITASSLVKVDLDGNVVQETDSMINPAGFTIHSAVHAARDDAKVVMHVHTDQGVAVSAQKEGLLPISQTALAVREDVAYHDYEGIALDLDERERLVADLGPKKHSMILRNHGTLTCGETAAITFTRMFFLERACKMQIMALSAGRDGVLECDDDLKDKVAGQGGMTENSNGMSMLTEKLVWPALLRKLDREYPGYDS; translated from the coding sequence ATGGCAGACGGCAACCAGACGGTCGATATTCGCGGTTCGGTAAGCGCGGAAGAGTGGCAGGCGCGTGTGGATCTCGCGGCACTTTATCGTCTGACAGCCATGTATGGCTGGGACGATATGATCTTCACTCACATCTCCCACCGTGTGCCGGGGCCGGATCACCACTTTCTGATCAATCCCTATGGCTACTTCTTCGAAGAAATCACGGCGTCTTCGCTCGTGAAGGTGGATCTGGATGGCAACGTCGTCCAGGAAACCGATTCCATGATCAATCCCGCCGGCTTCACGATCCACTCCGCCGTCCACGCGGCGCGTGATGACGCGAAAGTTGTGATGCACGTCCATACGGATCAGGGCGTTGCAGTTTCAGCCCAGAAAGAGGGGCTGTTGCCCATCAGCCAGACCGCGCTCGCCGTGCGGGAAGACGTGGCCTACCACGACTATGAAGGCATCGCGCTGGATCTTGACGAGCGGGAGCGGCTCGTTGCCGATCTTGGCCCGAAGAAGCACTCCATGATCCTGCGCAATCACGGGACGCTGACCTGTGGCGAGACTGCGGCAATTACGTTTACGCGCATGTTCTTCCTCGAGCGCGCCTGCAAGATGCAGATCATGGCGCTGTCTGCAGGCCGTGACGGCGTGTTGGAGTGCGATGACGACCTTAAGGACAAGGTGGCAGGCCAGGGCGGCATGACCGAAAACAGCAATGGCATGTCGATGCTGACGGAAAAGCTCGTCTGGCCGGCGCTCCTGCGGAAACTGGACCGTGAATATCCGGGCTACGATTCCTAA
- the pstB gene encoding phosphate ABC transporter ATP-binding protein PstB translates to MEKGVLPDAPEASVRMSCRNINVFYGEKQAIYDVSLQIADRSVTALIGPSGCGKSTFLRCLNRMNDTIEGCRVEGEIMMEGKDINSPAIDPVLLRSRVGMVFQKPNPFPKSIYENIAYGPRIHGLAQGREDMDEIVEKSLRRAGLWEEVKDRLNLAGTSLSGGQQQRLCIARAIAVRPEVILMDEPCSALDPIATARIEELIDDLRKRYCIIIVTHSMQQAARVSQRTAFFHLGSLVEVGDTDQIFTSPRDRRTEDYITGRFG, encoded by the coding sequence ATGGAGAAGGGCGTCCTGCCGGACGCGCCGGAAGCCTCCGTGCGCATGTCGTGCCGCAACATCAATGTCTTCTACGGCGAGAAGCAGGCGATCTATGACGTCTCGCTGCAAATTGCCGACCGGTCTGTCACAGCGCTGATCGGTCCGTCGGGTTGCGGCAAGTCCACCTTCTTGCGCTGCCTGAACCGGATGAATGACACGATTGAAGGCTGCCGCGTTGAAGGCGAGATCATGATGGAGGGGAAGGATATCAACTCCCCGGCCATCGACCCGGTCCTGCTGCGCTCCCGTGTCGGTATGGTGTTCCAGAAGCCGAACCCGTTCCCGAAATCGATCTATGAGAATATCGCCTATGGCCCCCGGATCCACGGTCTGGCCCAGGGGCGGGAGGACATGGACGAGATTGTCGAGAAGAGCCTGCGCCGCGCGGGCCTTTGGGAAGAGGTGAAGGACCGGCTCAATCTTGCCGGTACCAGCCTGTCCGGTGGCCAGCAGCAACGCCTCTGTATCGCGCGCGCCATCGCTGTGCGGCCGGAAGTGATCCTGATGGATGAGCCGTGCTCTGCGCTCGATCCGATCGCCACGGCGCGCATCGAGGAACTGATTGATGATTTGCGAAAGCGTTACTGCATCATCATCGTGACACACTCCATGCAGCAGGCGGCGCGTGTTTCTCAGCGTACGGCCTTCTTCCATCTCGGCTCCCTGGTGGAAGTGGGCGACACAGACCAGATTTTCACCAGTCCACGTGACCGACGGACGGAAGACTATATCACGGGACGTTTCGGATAA
- a CDS encoding alpha/beta fold hydrolase has product MTTPKDEIARSAAETTLALNPLMGGINREELLGAVAMMLRSTMTNPVTSAKSASKIAKENAEILLGKSKRKADPKDRRFRDPAWEHNPFYRRGMQAYLATQEHLNDWVADLKMSDLEHARAKFVMGMITDALAPTNSLIGNPAATKRVVDSGGLSLLKGLKNAYTDLTKNGGMPAQVDKRPFKVGKNLAVSEGQVIWKNEMLELIQYAPTTEKVHRTPILIIPPQINKYYAMDLSPMTSMVQFLLAMEQQTFVVSWRNPRREHADWGMQDYVDSLIQASEVVRQVTKSKKINVSGACSGGITTATLASLLAAAGDDRINSITFMVCVLNPQKEDSELGQIVSDGSLEIARAYSKKKGILKGDDLARMFAWMRPNDLIWNYVVNNYLMGEDPAPFDVLYWNNDSTNLPAQLHSDYLDMGLNQPFDHPGEFEVAGHMLDMSKVKADAFIVAGLTDHITPWKACYRTAGLLGSKNVEFILSSSGHIQSLLNPPGNPKAKMFRNPNIEATADDWAAGATEEAGSWWPVWGEWLKARSGTVKAAPKACGNEAFQPHYPAPGHYVFDE; this is encoded by the coding sequence ATGACGACGCCGAAGGATGAAATCGCCCGCAGTGCGGCCGAAACGACGCTGGCCTTGAACCCGCTAATGGGCGGGATCAACCGGGAAGAATTGCTGGGCGCCGTGGCGATGATGCTGCGCTCAACCATGACGAATCCCGTCACCAGCGCAAAATCCGCGTCAAAGATCGCGAAGGAAAACGCCGAAATCCTGCTGGGAAAGTCCAAGCGGAAGGCTGATCCGAAGGACCGCCGCTTCCGCGATCCGGCCTGGGAACACAATCCGTTCTACCGGCGTGGCATGCAGGCCTATCTTGCGACGCAGGAGCACCTGAATGATTGGGTCGCCGACCTGAAGATGTCGGACCTGGAACATGCGCGGGCGAAATTTGTCATGGGCATGATCACCGATGCGCTGGCGCCGACCAACTCCCTGATCGGCAATCCGGCCGCGACCAAGCGCGTGGTCGATTCCGGCGGGCTGTCTCTGCTCAAGGGCCTGAAGAACGCCTACACCGATCTGACGAAGAATGGCGGCATGCCGGCTCAGGTCGACAAACGCCCGTTCAAGGTCGGCAAGAACCTTGCCGTCTCCGAAGGGCAGGTGATCTGGAAGAACGAGATGCTGGAGCTGATCCAGTATGCGCCGACAACGGAGAAGGTGCACCGTACGCCGATCCTGATTATTCCACCGCAGATCAACAAATATTATGCGATGGACCTGTCGCCGATGACGTCGATGGTCCAGTTCCTTCTGGCCATGGAACAGCAGACGTTTGTTGTGTCATGGCGCAACCCTCGCCGCGAGCATGCAGATTGGGGAATGCAGGACTATGTCGATAGCCTGATCCAGGCGAGCGAAGTCGTCCGTCAGGTGACGAAGTCGAAGAAGATCAATGTGTCGGGTGCCTGTTCCGGTGGCATCACGACCGCCACGCTGGCCAGCCTGTTGGCGGCGGCAGGTGATGATCGCATCAATTCGATCACCTTCATGGTCTGTGTGCTGAACCCACAGAAGGAAGACAGCGAGCTGGGCCAGATCGTCTCAGATGGCAGCCTTGAAATTGCGCGGGCTTATTCGAAGAAGAAGGGCATCCTGAAGGGTGACGACCTTGCACGCATGTTTGCATGGATGCGGCCGAACGACCTGATCTGGAATTATGTCGTCAACAACTACCTGATGGGCGAAGACCCGGCACCATTCGACGTGCTTTACTGGAACAATGACTCCACCAACCTGCCGGCGCAGCTGCATTCCGATTATCTGGATATGGGGTTGAATCAACCCTTCGACCATCCAGGAGAATTTGAGGTGGCCGGGCACATGCTGGACATGTCGAAAGTCAAGGCGGACGCGTTTATTGTCGCTGGACTGACGGACCACATCACGCCCTGGAAAGCCTGTTACCGTACGGCAGGATTGCTGGGCTCCAAGAATGTGGAGTTCATCCTGTCGTCCAGCGGACACATACAATCATTGCTCAACCCGCCGGGAAATCCAAAGGCGAAAATGTTCCGCAATCCGAACATTGAGGCGACCGCAGACGACTGGGCGGCTGGTGCTACGGAAGAAGCGGGCAGTTGGTGGCCAGTCTGGGGTGAGTGGCTGAAAGCTCGCTCAGGTACAGTGAAAGCTGCACCAAAAGCTTGCGGGAACGAGGCTTTCCAGCCTCATTATCCGGCACCGGGCCACTACGTGTTCGACGAATAG
- the phoU gene encoding phosphate signaling complex protein PhoU, producing the protein MSDHIVSAFTEELERLSADILRMGGIVEEMIVDSCRAVLHNDLELAADVIERDPQVDRMESEVERQIVSLIARRQPMAHDLRSVFAALKVSGELERIGDLSKNIGKRALNLDAAVFPAMRSGVARMAGPVSRQLHQVLNAYASGNAAEAKAVWETDDEIDQHYNALFREMLTYMIEDPRSISDGAHMLFMAKNLERIGDHCTNIAEFVFFQITGENLVQQDRPKL; encoded by the coding sequence ATGTCAGACCATATCGTATCAGCCTTTACCGAAGAACTTGAACGTCTGTCCGCAGACATTCTTCGCATGGGCGGCATTGTCGAGGAAATGATCGTCGATTCCTGCCGCGCCGTTCTGCACAATGACCTGGAGCTCGCAGCTGACGTGATCGAGCGCGATCCGCAGGTCGACCGGATGGAATCGGAAGTCGAACGCCAGATCGTCAGCCTGATCGCCCGGCGCCAGCCCATGGCTCACGATCTCCGCTCTGTTTTTGCTGCTCTGAAAGTATCCGGCGAGTTGGAACGGATCGGCGACCTTTCCAAGAATATTGGCAAGCGCGCCCTGAACCTGGATGCCGCTGTCTTTCCTGCGATGCGAAGCGGCGTCGCTCGAATGGCCGGACCGGTGTCGCGACAATTACACCAAGTGCTGAACGCTTACGCATCGGGTAATGCAGCCGAAGCGAAGGCTGTCTGGGAAACCGACGATGAAATCGACCAGCACTATAATGCCCTGTTCCGCGAAATGCTGACCTACATGATCGAAGACCCGCGTTCGATCAGCGATGGGGCGCATATGCTGTTCATGGCGAAAAATCTTGAGCGGATCGGCGATCACTGTACCAATATTGCCGAATTCGTCTTCTTTCAGATCACGGGTGAAAACCTGGTACAGCAGGACCGCCCGAAACTTTAA
- a CDS encoding alpha/beta fold hydrolase, with translation MPEKRPQITMQDVDGLQLRTAFWPAKLANDNLPLLFFNGIGANLELTQGLGDMFPDRDIITFDVPGVGKSPVTQWPYRPWMLARWARKLLDQFHIDAVDVMGVSWGGALAQQFAFQYRNRVGKLILCATSAGMTMIPGRPKSLSKMVDARRYTDPDFMRESFSSLYGDAVDGEVGRHIDNLLPPDPRGYFYQLLAFIGWSSLPFIRFLKMPSLVIMGDEDTIVPVANGHILKLGLPNSRLHVIEGGGHLFLVSRAVETADIIRDFLGTEEVFAEAAA, from the coding sequence ATGCCGGAAAAACGTCCACAGATCACCATGCAGGATGTCGATGGCCTCCAGCTGAGGACGGCGTTCTGGCCGGCAAAACTGGCAAATGACAACCTGCCGCTGCTGTTCTTCAATGGTATCGGAGCAAACCTGGAACTGACGCAGGGTCTGGGAGACATGTTCCCGGACCGTGACATCATCACCTTTGATGTGCCGGGTGTGGGCAAGAGCCCGGTGACGCAATGGCCTTACCGGCCGTGGATGCTCGCCCGCTGGGCCCGCAAGCTGCTGGACCAATTCCATATAGATGCAGTCGATGTGATGGGCGTGTCATGGGGCGGGGCGCTGGCCCAGCAATTTGCCTTCCAGTACCGCAATCGGGTGGGCAAGCTGATCCTGTGCGCCACCAGCGCCGGAATGACGATGATCCCGGGACGTCCGAAGTCCCTGTCCAAGATGGTGGATGCCAGACGCTACACCGATCCGGATTTCATGCGGGAGAGTTTCAGCTCGCTCTATGGCGATGCAGTGGATGGCGAAGTCGGGCGGCATATCGACAATCTGCTGCCGCCGGACCCGCGCGGGTATTTCTACCAGTTGCTCGCTTTCATCGGCTGGTCCAGCCTGCCTTTCATCCGTTTCCTGAAGATGCCATCGCTGGTGATCATGGGAGATGAGGACACGATCGTACCGGTGGCAAATGGGCATATTCTGAAACTGGGTCTGCCGAATTCGCGTCTGCACGTTATCGAAGGCGGCGGCCACCTGTTCCTTGTGTCTCGGGCGGTCGAAACCGCAGACATTATTCGCGACTTCCTGGGTACAGAAGAAGTGTTTGCCGAAGCTGCCGCTTAG
- a CDS encoding phasin family protein — protein sequence MAKDKKAKAKKAKKSEARAKAEKLGKAIEAQSAEMAHKIWLAGVGAYGKAYDTAIANANSFNKQSTELFDELVKRGEKIESDVKTRFAEDERVTKATKTVAKANAAARQFQAEAYDRFEARMERMRDLLGVQQMNEQTSKFASKIEKLEDEVAETVAKSKDRMSKVDLKARIARLSAEIEAVAGETGADLAKTAKKAAGKTSKAMKAAVAVPEASDDLSQITGVGPAMVKRLNDAGIYSFAQLAALKKAEAEALDAKIGARGRVIRDEWVKQAKALAKK from the coding sequence ATGGCTAAAGACAAAAAAGCGAAAGCCAAGAAGGCCAAGAAATCCGAAGCCCGCGCGAAGGCGGAAAAGCTCGGCAAGGCCATCGAGGCACAATCGGCCGAGATGGCGCACAAGATCTGGCTTGCCGGTGTCGGCGCCTATGGCAAGGCCTATGACACGGCGATCGCGAATGCCAACTCGTTCAACAAGCAGTCGACCGAACTGTTCGACGAACTGGTCAAGCGCGGCGAGAAAATCGAGTCCGACGTGAAGACACGCTTCGCGGAAGACGAACGCGTCACCAAGGCGACCAAGACCGTTGCCAAGGCAAACGCAGCAGCCCGCCAGTTCCAGGCCGAAGCCTATGACCGTTTCGAAGCCCGTATGGAGCGCATGCGCGATCTGCTGGGCGTGCAACAGATGAACGAGCAGACCTCGAAATTCGCCTCGAAGATCGAAAAGCTCGAAGACGAAGTGGCCGAAACGGTGGCCAAGTCAAAAGACCGCATGAGCAAAGTCGACCTGAAAGCGCGTATCGCGCGCCTGTCGGCTGAAATCGAAGCCGTGGCTGGCGAAACCGGCGCGGATCTCGCCAAGACGGCCAAAAAGGCTGCCGGCAAAACCAGCAAGGCCATGAAAGCGGCCGTTGCTGTGCCGGAAGCCTCCGATGATCTTTCGCAGATCACCGGCGTTGGGCCGGCGATGGTGAAGAGACTGAACGATGCTGGCATCTACAGCTTTGCCCAGCTGGCAGCGCTGAAGAAGGCCGAGGCTGAAGCGCTCGATGCGAAGATCGGTGCGCGAGGCCGCGTGATCCGCGATGAGTGGGTGAAGCAGGCCAAGGCGCTCGCGAAGAAATAG
- the pstA gene encoding phosphate ABC transporter permease PstA, translated as MSDPSASPFANERALKRLRRRRAADRRFKWYGRMAIGFALAALTLLLASIATQAMSAATYHVVSFDLELDKDNFGGIKTDDPPPVDKVYGLVRADLLAQFPETAGSPVLRHDLAALVTRLAVLPVARDIVSKPRDVGTVREVKLPLSDDLDLYLKGANARHLTVPVGRVGTEEADGALTLTGEDAFKRLLAAASLEGLQAPGEPGTGSILMTAGPSTLKASTLDPSSVTGMLLTGNLEDFRTHPVRARLITSPELERTVSDRQIAWLLALKAEGRVSRVPHWSLLTHTDSTQPELAGSLAAIMGSLLTLLVTASLAIPVGILASIYLEEFAPRNRVTGLIEVNINNLAAVPSIVFGLLGAAVFLGVFGLPRSAPVVGGLVLALLILPVVIIASRAALKAVPQSIRDAALAIGASRMQTVFHHVLPLAAPGMLTGAILGMARALGETAPLLLIGMVAFVAEVPRGPTDEATALPVLIYSWATQAERAWEPMTGAVILILLAFLIAMNGVVVFLRRKFERRW; from the coding sequence ATGAGTGATCCGTCCGCCTCCCCATTCGCCAATGAAAGGGCGTTGAAACGGCTTCGCCGCCGGCGTGCGGCTGACCGGCGTTTCAAATGGTATGGCCGCATGGCCATCGGCTTTGCGCTTGCTGCGCTGACGCTTCTGCTGGCATCCATCGCCACCCAGGCCATGTCGGCAGCGACCTATCATGTCGTGTCCTTCGATCTCGAACTCGACAAGGATAATTTCGGCGGGATCAAGACAGACGATCCGCCGCCTGTGGACAAGGTCTATGGCCTGGTCCGCGCAGACCTGCTGGCGCAGTTCCCGGAGACTGCTGGCAGTCCTGTGTTGCGCCATGATCTCGCGGCGCTGGTCACCCGGCTGGCCGTGCTGCCTGTCGCGCGGGATATTGTCAGCAAGCCACGGGATGTGGGCACTGTCCGTGAGGTCAAACTTCCCTTGTCGGACGATTTGGACCTCTACCTGAAAGGCGCCAACGCCCGGCACCTGACCGTACCGGTCGGGCGCGTCGGGACGGAGGAAGCGGACGGCGCCCTGACCTTGACCGGCGAAGATGCTTTCAAGCGCCTGCTCGCGGCGGCGTCGCTTGAGGGGCTGCAAGCGCCGGGCGAGCCCGGGACCGGATCCATCCTGATGACGGCCGGCCCGTCGACGCTCAAGGCCTCAACGCTGGACCCGTCCAGTGTGACGGGTATGCTTCTGACCGGTAACCTCGAGGATTTCCGGACCCATCCCGTGCGCGCGCGCCTGATCACGTCTCCGGAATTGGAGCGCACGGTCAGTGACCGGCAGATCGCCTGGCTGCTCGCGCTGAAAGCGGAGGGCCGGGTATCCCGCGTGCCGCACTGGAGCCTGCTGACTCATACAGACAGCACCCAGCCTGAACTTGCCGGATCGCTGGCGGCGATCATGGGGTCGCTGCTGACCCTGCTGGTCACGGCCTCGCTTGCCATTCCGGTCGGGATTCTTGCTTCCATCTATCTGGAAGAATTTGCGCCGCGAAACCGGGTGACCGGACTGATTGAGGTGAACATCAACAATCTGGCTGCCGTGCCGTCGATCGTTTTCGGTCTTTTGGGGGCGGCGGTGTTTCTCGGGGTGTTCGGCTTGCCGCGGTCTGCGCCTGTGGTCGGTGGATTGGTGCTGGCCCTGCTGATCCTGCCGGTGGTCATCATTGCATCGCGGGCGGCTCTGAAGGCCGTGCCGCAATCGATCCGGGATGCCGCCCTTGCCATCGGTGCGTCCCGCATGCAGACCGTATTCCATCATGTCCTGCCGCTGGCGGCGCCGGGCATGTTGACCGGGGCCATTCTGGGTATGGCACGGGCGCTAGGCGAGACAGCGCCGCTGCTGCTGATCGGAATGGTCGCGTTTGTTGCGGAAGTACCGCGCGGACCGACCGACGAGGCAACCGCGCTTCCGGTGTTGATTTATTCCTGGGCGACACAGGCCGAGCGGGCCTGGGAGCCGATGACGGGCGCGGTCATTTTGATCCTGCTCGCCTTCCTGATAGCGATGAACGGCGTGGTGGTTTTCCTGCGCCGGAAGTTCGAGCGGAGATGGTGA
- the phoB gene encoding phosphate regulon transcriptional regulator PhoB — MKPYVLIAEDESAVSELLQYNLKREDYEVAIANDGEEALLMMEERAPDLLLLDWMLPKVSGIEVCRRVRSGGVNPNLPIIMLTARGEESDRIRGLDTGADDYVTKPFSTTELMARVRAVLRRIRPGLRDDKVVVGDIEIDRVEHRVMRNGSDIHLGPTEFRLLDYFMQHPGRVFSREQLLDTVWGSDVYVELRTVDVHVGRLRKALRQSGGDDPIRTVRSAGYALRAD, encoded by the coding sequence ATGAAACCTTACGTGCTGATCGCAGAAGACGAGAGCGCCGTCTCGGAGCTGCTTCAATACAATCTGAAACGCGAAGATTATGAGGTCGCTATCGCCAATGATGGTGAAGAAGCCTTGCTGATGATGGAAGAGCGGGCGCCGGATTTGCTGCTGCTCGACTGGATGCTGCCGAAAGTAAGCGGTATCGAAGTATGCCGCCGGGTGCGCAGTGGCGGTGTGAACCCGAACCTGCCGATCATCATGCTGACGGCGCGCGGTGAGGAAAGCGACCGTATCCGCGGGCTTGATACGGGGGCGGACGATTATGTCACCAAGCCGTTCTCGACGACAGAGCTGATGGCGCGGGTGCGTGCCGTCCTGCGCCGGATCCGTCCGGGCCTGCGCGATGACAAGGTCGTTGTCGGCGATATCGAGATCGACCGGGTGGAGCACCGGGTCATGCGAAATGGAAGCGACATCCATCTCGGACCGACGGAATTCCGCCTGCTTGATTATTTCATGCAGCATCCGGGGCGTGTGTTTTCGCGCGAGCAGCTGCTGGACACGGTGTGGGGCTCTGACGTCTATGTCGAGCTGCGCACGGTCGACGTGCATGTTGGGCGCCTGCGCAAGGCGCTCCGGCAGAGCGGGGGTGACGATCCGATCCGTACCGTCCGTTCTGCCGGCTACGCGCTGCGGGCTGACTAG
- a CDS encoding TetR/AcrR family transcriptional regulator encodes MKTRDRILHVSLLLFNEEGEAQQTAVDISNALGISPGNLYYHFKGKDAIIRALFDAFEEEMRVILRGSRGRVTSIEDNWVYLYIILEEIYDFRFFYRNLGVLLDRYPDLAGRFRTLVAEQRTTIHNVLADLGKADVLAIDPRLRDALTDQIMMALTFWLEADAMNRNNLEGAALIHKTVFQVMCLIVPYMGESGFDALSRMITHYEANRT; translated from the coding sequence ATGAAGACACGCGATCGTATCCTCCATGTCAGTCTGCTTCTCTTCAACGAAGAAGGAGAAGCCCAGCAGACGGCTGTCGATATCTCGAACGCGCTGGGCATCAGCCCCGGAAATCTCTACTACCATTTCAAGGGCAAGGACGCGATTATCCGGGCCCTGTTCGATGCCTTCGAGGAAGAGATGAGGGTCATCCTGCGCGGTTCCCGCGGGCGGGTCACCTCCATCGAGGACAATTGGGTCTATCTCTACATCATCCTCGAAGAGATCTACGACTTCCGCTTCTTCTACCGGAACCTCGGCGTCCTGCTGGACCGCTATCCTGACCTTGCCGGCCGTTTCCGCACCCTGGTCGCAGAACAGCGCACAACAATCCACAACGTCCTGGCGGATCTCGGCAAAGCCGACGTCCTGGCCATCGACCCCCGCCTGAGGGACGCCCTGACAGACCAGATCATGATGGCACTGACGTTCTGGCTGGAAGCCGATGCGATGAACCGGAACAACCTCGAAGGCGCAGCCCTGATCCACAAGACCGTGTTCCAGGTGATGTGCCTGATCGTGCCTTATATGGGCGAAAGCGGTTTCGACGCCCTCTCCCGAATGATCACGCACTACGAAGCGAACAGGACGTAG